Within Xanthomonas oryzae pv. oryzae, the genomic segment AGACCGCACCGGCAGGCGCAATGCGTTGCTGCACGCGCTTGGCGGCAGTAGGCGAGACTTCGTCGGGAACAGCGCGTTGCAAATAAGCTGCCAGAGCGATTAGGCCCAGGGTGATCACCACGAGTAAACCGATCACCATCGAGAATTTTTTCAGGAACTCGAGGTCGTAATTCCGCACGCGCTCACCCCTGGCTGTTGGTCGAAGACCTCTGCTAACGCCGGAGTATAGAGCACAGCTCAGGCCAGTCTGACCAGCCTGCATGACAGTTTTCGCAGCGATGTGCGCTGCGCCCCCGGTGCGCTGATGCTTCTATCGGCACGCATGATCGCGTCGGTTGGAGAATTGCCGCAGCGCCGCATTCACCCATTGGTCTCCGTTGATGGTATTGCGCATCATTCCCAACAACCACAGTGGCGCGGTTTTGGTTCGCCAGGCCCGCCCGAGGAGTCGCCGCGATGAAATCCTTCTCTGTTGTCCTGCCTGGCCTTGGCCAGGATCAGTTTGTCCGCCCAGGCCCATGAAATCTGGATCAAGCGCGAGAGCAGCGGCCCTGTACGCATCTTCTTCGGCGAAGCGGCGCAGGAAGCGCTGGACCACGGCGAAGAGCAAGATCAAGCGCGTGGTCAAGCCGAACGTGTTCGGCACTGCCGGCAAGGCCGGTCCACTGCAGTGCGGAACTGAGTTCCTGACCGCGCCGTTGGCCGTAAGCGGGGATGATTGGTTGAGCGACGACAGCGTGTTCGAGCCATGGAAGGGCGAAGCCGGCGGTTTCGAGACGGTGAGCTACTACGCACGCGCCGGCCACGCCACGCTAGCGGCAAAGCGCGATTTCGAACTGGTCCCCACCGCTGCGAGTCGCAGCACGCTGACGGTGCTTTATCGCAACAAACCGCTGCCCAAGGTGGAAGTGACGGTGATCGACCCGCAGAAGTGGCAGAAGACGCCGACCTCCGATGCCAAGGGCCAGGTGACCCTGCCCAAGCTGCGCGCCGGCCGCCACATCCTGGTCGCCACCAACAAGGAACCGGTGAGCCGCGAGATCGCCGGCAAGCAGGTGTCGATGGTGCATCACATCAGCACGCTGACGTTCCTGGCCAAACAAGCGTGGTCGATATTGCTCCCGCGCAATCATCGACCGGGCGTGGCCGTTGCCAAATCGCGGCAGGAGCGAACCGTCAGTGGCGCTTCCGGCGTCACGCGCGCGCGCCGATTGCGTGTGCTAACCACGCCGGCTTGGCAACTGCGCGCTGCGGCATGTCGCCTGCTCCAACTGATCCGCGCGCGCAGGGGGCTTGATGTCCAGCGCATCGTCCTTGCCGCAGCCCTGGTTCAAGCGCCCCTGGCTCGTGGTGCTTGCGCGCACGCTGGCGGCGATCTTCGGCGGCTATGCGCTCGCCAGCGCCACCAATCCGTTGCTGGCGCTGGTATTGCCGACGCCACGCAGTGAAGCGGTGTTGACCAGCATGCTGGTCGGCATCGTGGTGTGCGCGTGCGCGCCGCTGTGGGCGTTCGCCACTGCCAGCGTGTGGCGTGCGTGGGCCGGCATTGCAGTACCGGCGGCGCTGATGGGCGCGCTGGCGACGTGGCTGCAACGCAGCGCAACATGAAGCAAGGTTTTCGCCAATCGATGGCGTGGCTGCACACCTGGACCGGGCTGCTGGTCGGCTGGGTCTTGCTGCTGATCTTCATGGGCGACACGGCCAGTTATTACCGCGACGAAATCAGCCGTTGGATGCGACCGGAATTGCCCACCACCACGGTGAGCACCACCACTGCGCTGGGCAGCGCCGAGCAGTATCTGCAGACGCACGCAGCCGATGCCGTGCGTTGGAACATCACCTTGCCGGATCCGCGTACTCCGGTGGTGAGCATGTACTGGCAGAACCCCACACGCGCCGACGGCAAACCGGCCGGGCGCCGGCAGATGTACGGCAACGCCATCATCGACCCGGCCACCAGCAAGGACATCGCCGCACGCGACACGCTGGGCGGCGAATTCTTCTACCGGCTGCATTTCGACCTGCACTATGTGCCGGTCGTGTGGGCGCGCTATATCGTGGGGTTCTGCGCGATGTTCATGCTGGTGGCGATCATCAGCAGGTGGCGATCATCAGCAGAGTGATCACGCACAAGAAAATCTTCAAGGACTTCTTTACCTTCCGCCCGGGCAAGGGGCTGCGGTCGTGGTTGGATTTCCACAACGTCAGCGCTGTGAACGCATTGCCGTACAACGCGATGATGACTGACAACGGCGTCGTGACCTTGATGTTCATGTACCTGCCGTGGGGCATCAAGGCGCGCCATGCAGGCGATGACATGCGCTTCTATGGCGAGGCGGCCAATCGGGTGGCCGATACGCGTAAGGCGGCCGACGTGCCGGCGCACATGCTGCCGCTTGAGCAGTTCGTGGCACGTGCGCGCAGCGACTGGCGCGGTGGCGATGTGGGCAGCGTGGCGGTGTCGTTCCCCAACGATGCGCATGCCGCCGTGGGCGCAACCCAACTGGCCGAACACCTCTCCACCGATGCGCCGTCGATCCTGTTCGATGCCGTCAATGGCGAGCGCTTGCAGCGCAGCGGGCCGCCGGGCGGTGCCAGCCAGACGCGCGGTGTGATGGTAGGACTGCATCTGGCCCACTTCGTCGGTGCATGGCTGCGCGCATTGTTCTTCGGCTCTGGCTTGCTGGGTTGCCTGATGGTGGCCAGCGGTGTGGTGATGTGGGCAGTGAAAGAGCGCCCCAAGCAGTTGAAGGCCGGACGCATCGGCTTCGGCCTGCGCCTGGTGGACGCACTCAATATCGGCACAGTGGCCGGCTTGCCGATCGCCTTCGCCAGTTTCTTCTGGGCAACCGCGTGTTGCCAGTGAGTCTGGAAGCGCGTGCACAGATGGATGCCAATCTGTTTTCGCTGCGTGGGCCGCCGCGTTGCTGGCGGCATTGGTATGGCCGCGGCGTGCGATGTGCAGCTGGCAGTTGTATTTGGGCGCGGCGTTGTTCGCATTGGTGCCGGTGCTCAATGCGATCACCACCGATGTGCATCTGGGCGTGACGCTGCCGGCCGGGCAATGGTCGCTGGCCTGCGTCGATCTGGTGTGCCTGTTTCTTTGTATCTGCCTGGGCATTGCCGGCTTTCGCTTGCAGCGTTGGAAGGCACCGCAGCCTGCGTCGGCGCGGCGCGCGCGTGCTGCTGCCACAACGCCGGTGCAGCACACAGCGCCGCTCCAGGAAAGCGCGTGAGCGTGCTGCTATTGCTGGCGCTGAATTTTTCCGGCTTCGCTGCGCTGTGCCTGGCGATGGACACGCATCGGCAAGCGTTGCACGGCCGCGTGTCGGGTGCTGCACGCTCACGGCAACTGCGTGTGCTGGGTTGGTTCTTGCTAGTGCTGACGTTCGGCCTGGCGGTGCAGGCGCAGGGCTGGGGCATCGGACCGGTGCTGTGGCTGGGCACGTTGACAGCAGCTGCAGCGCTGCTGTCGCTGTGGCTGTTGCCGTATCGACGTGGCGCGATCGCGCCGGCTGCGTTGGCCGCGCCGGTGCTGGCGGGTGTGGTGCAGGTGCTGACTGGTTGAAAGTTAGTAGCGGCCAATCGACGGTTCACTGCGTGCGTTTGCATGTCTACCGGAGGCGACGCTCAGGATGAAGAGCACGAAGAACTGGCCGACAGGATTGCGCAGCGAATGCGAGATGCGATGACATTGGCCATCAATCCACGCATGCGCCGGTTGCTGTCAATCGTGTTCTGGATGGCGACCTGCGTCTCGTGCAGTGCTGGCGTTGAGATCCTCTTCGCTGCGCATTGAGTGTTCGCCGCAAGCACGTGCCGTGACGTTTGCGATACCGATATCGCGTGATGCGCGCCCATGGTGCGCACTCGTCGGCGCGTAGCAAGCTATACCACTGTCGGCGGATCGCCCCAGCTGCGGCCATCTCTGGGAAGACGGCCATCGTCGAGCACCTGCAGCACGCGCTCGGACATGCAGCATGTCCAGAAACAGCACCACGTTGATGCCTTCAGGATGCGCCATGCTCGGGAAGATCGCGCCGGGAATGTCCGCTTTCCGCAGCAGGTCGCCGAGCACCCAACTCAGAAGCAGCTGAGTGGCACAGCACTGCGCGCAGGCAGTGCATTGTCAGCTGGTCGGTTGCATTGCGCCCACCGCGCGCAGGCAGAAGCCGCAGATCGCTTCGACCAGCTGCTCGCCCTGCTGCGGATCGCCACGGCTGGGGGCGATCGGCCCGACCAAGGCTTCGGTAAACGCGCCGACGATGCAGGCCGCGGCGGCATCCAGCGACTGCTGCGGGAACTCCCCAGCCGCCACACCTTCCGCAAGCAGCTGGCGAAAAACCTCCCCGAACAGGCGCCGGCCACGGATACGCGCGGCGTCCACCTCGCTCTCTACCGGCTCGGCGATAAAGGCGTAGGCCAGCGCTGGGCCAGCCAGGGCGCGCCGTACGAAGGTGGCGATCGCGCTGCGCAAACGCCCGGCAGCGCTGGCCTGAGTGGCGGCGATAGCACGCAGGATGGTTGTCTCACGCTGTACGGCCTCGTTGAGAACTTCCACGAAAAGCTCCGCTTTTGATGGGAAATGCCGATAAATCTGCCCGGTCGAAACGCCCGCAGCGGCTGCCAACGCAGTCACCTGTGCGTTGCGGTAGCCGCCTTCGGCGATCAGGATGCGGGCCGCGTGCAGGATGCGTTCGCGGTTGCCGGCCAGGCGTTCTTCCATCAGTGCGGAGCGTCGATAGGCCATGGTGTGATTCTGGGTTCAATAGTTGAATTTTAGTTCACTTTTTT encodes:
- a CDS encoding TetR/AcrR family transcriptional regulator: MAYRRSALMEERLAGNRERILHAARILIAEGGYRNAQVTALAAAAGVSTGQIYRHFPSKAELFVEVLNEAVQRETTILRAIAATQASAAGRLRSAIATFVRRALAGPALAYAFIAEPVESEVDAARIRGRRLFGEVFRQLLAEGVAAGEFPQQSLDAAAACIVGAFTEALVGPIAPSRGDPQQGEQLVEAICGFCLRAVGAMQPTS
- a CDS encoding DUF3649 domain-containing protein yields the protein MSSASSLPQPWFKRPWLVVLARTLAAIFGGYALASATNPLLALVLPTPRSEAVLTSMLVGIVVCACAPLWAFATASVWRAWAGIAVPAALMGALATWLQRSAT
- a CDS encoding DUF3325 domain-containing protein, yielding MSVLLLLALNFSGFAALCLAMDTHRQALHGRVSGAARSRQLRVLGWFLLVLTFGLAVQAQGWGIGPVLWLGTLTAAAALLSLWLLPYRRGAIAPAALAAPVLAGVVQVLTG